The genomic stretch GTTCCTCGGCGGCCCGTTCTGGGGAGTCTTCTGGTTCTTGTCGAAAGGGATGTTCTTTGTCTTCGTGCAGATGTGGCTCCGGTGGACGCTTCCGCGCCTGCGCGTCGACCAGTTGATGTACGTTTCGTGGAAAGTGCTGACTCCCTGGGCGTTCGCCTGTATCGTGGGGGTCGGAACCTGGATGATGCTGGGATGAACGAATCCTCGGGAAGAAGGTAATGGGCAGGTACTTCAGAGATATTTTCCAGTCGGTTTGGACGATCCTTGTCGGCATGAAGGTGACGTTCAGCCATCTCTTCACCCCCGCGGTCACCATCCAGTATCCCGACGTCAGGCTGAAGCTTCCGGAGCGCGCGCGGAACCGATTGTACGTCAACATGGACGACTGCATCGGTTGTTTTCAGTGCGACATGGCCTGCCCGGTCGATTGCTTCAAGATTGAAACGGTGAAGGCGCTTCCGACCGAAGACCTGGGCATGACCTCGACGGGGCAGAAAAAACGTCTCTGGGTCCCCACGTTCGACATCGATATCGCGAAGTGCTGCTACTGCGGGCTGTGCGTCTATCCCTGCCCGACCGAGTGCATCAAGATGACGGACGTCTACGAGTTTTCCGAGACGAACCGGCAGGACCTGATCTACAATTACGCGACCGTCACGCAAGCCGAAGCGGTTGACATCCGCGATCGTGCCGCGGCGTTCGAGAAAGAGCAGGCCGCGAAGAAGGCGGCCGCGGCCGCCGCGGCGGCCAAAGCGAAGGCGGCAGCGCCGCCGCCCGCGCCCGCAGGGGAACCGCCGAAGCCCCCGTCCGGATCAGCCACCCCTCCTCCAGCCGCTCCCGGAAGCTGAGCATGGAACTCTACGACGCGGTCTTTTATTTCTTCGGCCTTATCACGCTCGTTTCCGCCTGGATCGTGGTCTCCTCCCGGAATATCGTTTACTCCGCGTTCGCGCTCCTCTTCACGTTTTTCGGAGTGACCGGACTCTATGTCCTTTTGAGCGCCGATTTCCTGGCGATAGCGCAGCTCCTCATTTATGTCGGCGGGATACTCGTCCTGTTGCTCTTCGGCGTCATGCTCACGAACAAAGTCGTCAACGTCGATATCAAAACGGGGACGATGGGAACGATTCCGGCGCTGATACTTGCCGGAAGCACGGGCGGAGCCCTCTTTGCGGTCTTTTACGCGACGGACTGGCGGATCGTCCGGGGCGCTCCTCAGGCTCCGACGACGACCGATGCCCTCGGTCAGATGTTCATGACGACCTACCTGCTCCCGTTTGAGGTCGCCTCCATCGCGTTGCTCGTAGCTCTGATCGGCGCGGCGCTCATCGCCCGCAGAGAAAGGGTGGTGCGGAATTGACTATCCATGCCGGCCTCTACCATTACCTCCTGATCAGCGCGATCCTCTTCGCCCTGGGTCTCGTCGGGGTCGTCACCAGGCGCAACGCGATCATGGTGCTGATGGGAATCGAGCTGATCTTGAACTCCGCCAACATTAATTTTATAGCCTTCTCCCGTTTCGGCGGACTGAATCTCGACGGGCAGGCGATCGCGGTGTTCGTGATCGTCCTTGCGGCGGCCGAGGCGGCGATCGCGCTGGCGATCGTGCTCAATATCTACCACCGGTGGCATACGGTGAATGTCGATGAAATCGACAGGTTGAAGGAATAGGCGTTGGCCCCCATGGATCCGGTTCTACAGCTCGCACTTGCGATACTCCTTCTCCCGCTCGCGGGATTTGTGATTCTCGTCTTTTTCGGAAAGCGTCTTCCCCGCGGGGGCGATTGGCTCGGGACCGCCCTGCTGTTCACCTGTCTGGCCCTTTCGACCGCGGTCTTTTTCACGGTCCTCAAGACTGAGACGCCTGCGGCGCTGAACTTCCGCTGGGTCGATTTCGGTAACGTGCCTGCGATCGGCGAACTCCATATCGATCTCGGGATGGCCGTCGATCACCTCTCGGCGATCATGCTGGTGGTGGTCTGCCTCGTGAGTTCCCTCGTGCATTTGTTCTCGATCGGGTATATGCACGGCGACGTCCGTTACTCGCGGTATTTCTCCTACCTCGGACTCTTCACCTTTTCCATGCTGGTCATCGTCCTGACCAACAACTTCTTCACGATGTACGTGGGATGGGAGCTGGTCGGGCTGAGCTCGTACCTCCTCATCGGCCACTGGTATGAGAAGAAATCCGCCGCGGATGCCTCGAAGAAGGCGTTCATCGTCAACCGGGTGGGCGACATCGGGATGTTCACGGGCATCCTGATCCTCTACCGCACGTTCCATACGTTCGGATTCACGGAAATTTTCTCCGGCATTCAATCCGGCCATCTTCCCTTCGGGAGCGAAGGGTGGCTGACCGCCGCCGGGATCCTCGTCTTTTGCGGCGCGATCGGAAAGTCGGCCCAGTTCCCGCTCCATGTCTGGTTGCCCGATGCGATGGAGGGCCCGACGCCGGTGAGCGCGCTGATCCACGCCGCCACGATGGTCGCCGCGGGCGTCTATCTTGTCGCGCGGACATTCCCGATGATGACTTCCGGGGCGCTCATGTTCATCGCCTACACCGGGGCGATCACGGCCTTCATTTCCGCCACGATCGCGATCGCTCAGAACGACATCAAGAAGGTGCTCGCCTATTCGACCATTTCCCAGCTCGGGTACATGGTCATGGGGCTCGGCGTCGGCGCGTACACGGCGGGGTTCTTCCACCTGGCCACCCACGCGATGTTCAAGGCAGGGCTCTTCCTCGGCTCCGGATCGGTGATCCATGCGATGCACAACGCCCTGCATCATGCCGGAGACCATCACACCGATCCGCAGGACATCCGGAATATGGGCGGGCTGAAAAAGAAAATGCCGGTCACCTTCTTCACCTTTTTGATCTATACGCTGGCGATCTGCGGCGTGCCGCTCACGTCCGGATTCTTGAGCAAGGATGAGATCCTTGCCGGGACTCTCGCGTTCGGCGGGCTCACCGGACACTACCTGATCCCAATCATCGGTTTTCTGGTGGCCGGGATGACCGCGTTCTACATGTTCAGGATCGTGATCATCGCGTTTTTGGGCGACCATGCGGAGCCGGGGCGCTTCGGCTCGGTGCACGAATCTCCGGCGACGATGACGATCCCTCTCATCGTCTTCGCGGTGTTGAGCTTCTTCATCTTTTATTCGTTCAATCCCATCGGCGCGTCGGAGGGCTGGTTCTTCCACGCGGTCGAGCGGCCGCAGTCGGTCGTGCCTGCGTCGCAGCAGGCGGCCTCAATCGAGACCTTCGAGGAGGCGCTTCACCAGAGCCACATTCCCGCCATGGCGCTCTCCCTGACCGTCGCGGGGCTCGGAATTCTCCTCGCCTTCGCGACCTACTCCTGGAAGAAGATCAGCGCCGACGCGTGGGCTGCCCGGATGAAAGGCCTCTACACGTTCCTTCTGAACAAGTGGTATTTCGACGAGTTGTACGGGGCCGTGGTCGTGGGGGGAACGCTCCTCGCCACCCGGGTGCTTCGCTGGATCGACGAGAAGATCATCGACGGGCTCGTGAACGGGACGGCGACCTGGACCAGGTCGGTCGTCTTCGGGTCCGGCGAGCAGAAGGGCGAAGGGAAGGGAAGCGGGATCGCTTATACGGCGGCCGGGGGAATCCTTTCGGTCGTCATAGCCGTGCTGGTGGGAGATTCGATGTGGACCGCCCAGGCGGGGTTGGGCTCGAATATCCTGGCGGTCGTCACGGCCTGCATCTGCGGCGGATTGACCTTTTTCTTCTTCTGGGGCGGGGCCGGGTCGTTCGACCGGTACGTGGTGGACGGGCTCGTCAACGGCGCGGCACAGGTCTCGGGGTTGTTCGGGAGGGCGTTCAGAAAACTCCAGACCGGGAGGGTGCAGACGTATCTCGCGTTCGTCATCCTCGGCGTGATGGTGTTCTTCTTCTGGTTTCGGTAGGCGTGAATCGACAGACGATTTCTTCAACTTGAACTGAAACGAACATGAATTTTCTCGGAATCGGCATACTGAGCTGGATGACGTTCCTTCCGGTCGTCGGTATGGTCATCGTTCTCGCCCTCTCGAAGGAGAAGGCGAACGCCATACGGTGGACGTCCGCTCTCGTCACCGCCGTCCAGCTCGTGCTCGCGGTGGTCATCTACCTTAAGTTCAACCGCGGGATGGCGGGGATCAACACGCAGGAGGGGTTTCAGTTCGTCGAGAAGGCCAGCTGGATCGACGTGAAATCGGTCTCCTGGTTCGGCCGGATCCATATCGATTATCTGATGGGGATCGACGGGTTAAGCGTTCTGATGGTGATCCTCACCGCTCTCATTTCCTTCGTGGCGGTCTTTGCTTCCTGGGGGATTGAAAAATCGATCAAGGGATACTTCGCGCTCCTTCTCCTTCTCAATACGGGCATGATGGGCGTGTTCGTGTCGCTCGATTTCTTCCTCTTCTACGTGTTCTGGGAGCTGATGCTCCTGCCGATGTACTTCCTGATCGGCGTCTGGGGCGGGCCGAGGCGCGAGTATGCCGCGATCAAGTTCTTCCTCTACACGCTGCTCGGAAGCGTCTTGATGCTTCTTGCCCTTCTGGCTCTCTATTTCAGCGTGACGGTGGCCGATCCGGCGACGGGGGAGAAGATTCATACGTTTAACATGCTCGCGATGATGAACCCCGCCAATTACGACCCGGGGTCGATCCTCGGCGGGTTCAATACGGCCTGGCGGTATGCGGCGTTTATTGCCCTATTCATAGGTTTCGCAATCAAAGTTCCGATCTTTCCGTTCCATACCTGGCTTCCCGACGCGCACGTCGAGGCGCCGACCGCGATCAGCGTCATACTAGCCGGGGTGCTCCTGAAAATGGGTACGTACGGGCTTCTGCGCGTCAGCTTTCCGATGTTTCCGGATGCGACGGCGCACTACCAGATACCTCTTGCGGTCCTCGGGTTGATCAACATCGTGTACGGGGCTCTCGTGGCGATGGCCCAGACCGACATGAAAAAACTGATCGCCTACTCCAGCATCAGCCACATGGGGGTGGTGGTTCTCGGCATGGCCGCCCTCAACACGCAGGGAATCACGGGAGCCGTCATGCAGATGTTCAATCACGGCACGATCACCGCGATGCTCTTCCTTATCGTCGGAGTCATCTACGACCGCGCGCACACGCGCGGGCTGAACGACTTCGGAGGGCTGATGAATCAGATGCCGAAGTTTTCCGCCGTGATGACGCTCGCGTTCTTCGCAGCGCTGGGGCTTCCGGGCCTCAGCGGCTTTATCAGCGAAGCGTTTTCGTTCCTGGGAGCGTTCCAGTCGTTCCGGTGGATCACGATCGCCTCATCGGTCGGAATCGTCCTGACGGCCGCTTATATGCTCTGGACGCTCCAGCGGGTCTTCCTGGGGACCCTTCCCGAGAAGTGGAAATCGCTTCCCGATATCAACGGGCGAGAGCTTTTTACGCTCGTTCCCCTTGCCGCGATCGTCCTGTTCCTGGGGATCTACCCCGCTCCCATGATCGATCTGATGTCGACCGCGGTCAACACCCTCGTCGATGTCGTCAGGGGCGGCGGCGGAATGGCGTTGCTCGGACATTAGAATTGTCATCCTGAGCGCAGCGAAGGATCTTCGCCTTCGTGGAGGGGGATCCTTCGGTCGCTTCGCTCCCTCAGGATGACACATCAAAAGGCTGAATCGAAATGCTTGAACAAATACTGACCGGCGCAAAGGCGCTCCAGCCCGAAACCGCTCTGAGCGTCGCGTTCTGCGCGGTCCTGGTCGCGGACCTCCTTTTCCGGAAAAACAAATCCGTTCTCCCGTGGCTCGCGTTGCTCGGTCTCGTGGCGGCGGGTCTTTACCTTGCCTCCCAGGCGGCTACCGGCACGAGTTCGATCCTGTTCAACATGTTTGCCGTCGATTCGTTCTCGATGTACTTCAAGGTCGTCATCCTAGTGAGCAGCATGGTTGTGGTGTTGTTCTCGATGCAATCGCAGCATCTCAATGCGGGAACGAGGCCCCTGGGCGAATACTACGCGCTCCTGATGGCGCTGACGCTCGGAATGTTCCTGATGACCGGCGCGAGCAACCTCCTGATGATGTACCTCTCGCTGGAATTGACGAGCATCAGCTCGTATATTCTGGCCGGCTACATGAAGGAGTCGCCCGGTTCGAACGAGGCGTCGCTCAAGTACGTGATCTACGGCGCCGCGTCGTCGGGATTGATGCTCTACGGGTTTTCCATCCTCTACGGCCTGACCGGAGCGGTCGATATCTACGGAATCAACACTGCGCTTTCCGCCGGCACGGCCAATCCGGCCGCGCTCCTGATCGCCGGGGTCCTGATCATCGCGGGGTTCGGATACAAGATCTCCGCAGTCCCGTTTCACTTCTGGACGCCGGACGTGTACGAAGGGGCGCCGATCACCATCACGGCATTACTCTCGGTCGCATCCAAAGCGGCGGGGTTTGCGATGATGATCCGCTTCCTGAAGGTTACCTTCCTCAACTCCGCGCTGCCCGGGCTTGTTCCCGGAACCTGGGGGTTGCTGCAGGGGTTCGAGTGGAACCGGATCCTGGCGATCATCTCGGTGCTGACCATGACGCTCGGGAACCTCGTCGCGATCTGGCAGAACAACCTCAAGCGGCTCCTTGCGTACTCGAGCATCGCGCACGCCGGGTATATGCTGCTCGGAGTCGTGGTCCTGAGCAACGAAGGGCTGGCCGCAGTCCTGATCTACTTCGTGGTCTATCTCTTCATGAACCTCGGAGCGTTTTACGTGGTCATGCTCGTCGCCGACAAGACCGGGAGTGAGGATATCGAGGCCTACAGGGGGCTCGGGTACAGGACGCCGCTGGTGGGAGTGGTGTTCACGCTGTTCCTCCTCTCGCTCACCGGAATTCCGCCCACGGCGGGATTTGTCGGCAAGCTCTACCTGTTTTCCGCCCTGATCAACGCCAAGATGTTCTGGCTTGCGGTCGTGGCCGCGCTCAACAGCGTCGTTTCCCTCTACTATTACGTGCGGGTTCTCAGGAATATGTTCCTTCGCGATCCGGTCGGTTCGGTCACACCGATCAGGTTTTCCGCGGGACAGGTTGCACTCCTCGTGGTCCTCTCGATCCCCACATTGCTCCTCGGAGTCTATTTTGGACCGCTGGTCGAGTACGCTCAGGCATCGGTGTCGATGTTCGGGGGTCACTGACCCGGGAGAGGTTCATCTGTCCGGTTCGTAGCGTTCGGTCGGGAGAGAGGTCTGATGCCGAAAAAATCAATTCAATCCAACACCAATCCTCCGGTGCCTGCCGCCCCTCCGGCGGGGCAGAAGACGCACCTCCTCATCGTTGAAGACGAGCAGCACCTGGCGGATTCAGTCGCCCGCCGGCTGGAAGAGGAGGGCTATGCCGTCGATATCGCAAACGACGGCGAGGCGGGGTTCCGGATGGCCAGCTCAGGACGGTATGATCTGATTATTCTGGATTTATTGCTCCCGCGTAAAGACGGCCTGGAGGTGCTTCGGGAACTCAAGCGGAGCGATGTCCGGAGCATGATTCTCATCCTGACCGCAAAAAGCACCGTGGAAGATCGTGTGCAAGGGCTGCAGCTTGGGGCGGACGATTACCTCCCGAAGCCGTTCGCGTTTGCGGAGCTGAGCGCGCGGATCGAGTCGCTCCTCCGGCGGCACGGACTTGGACCCGGTCCGGTTCTGGAGGTGGCCGACCTGAAACTGGATCTGGAGACACGGACGGTGAGCCGGGGGAGCAAGACCATTCAACTTACGCAGAAGGAATTCTCGCTCCTCGAGATCCTGCTGCGGAACAAAAACCGGATCCTGACCCGGCGGACGATCGCCGAGCAGGTCTGGGGGTACACCTTCGACACGGGAACGAACGTCGTCGACGTCTACGTCAACTACCTCCGGAAGGCGATCGACGAGGGTTTTCCCAAGCGGCTTATCCATACGGTACGCGGCGTCGGGTTCATCCTGAAGGAAGAGTGAGTCACGCGCGCCGTTCCCTCCTGAGCCGCTCGTAAATCAACCTGGCCCCTTCCAGAACAAGCGCGGGTTCGACCTGCACGATCGAGCCGCTTTGTTCCGCAATGATCCGGGCATACCCTCCCGTGGCGATCACCGTCGCTTTCTTGCCGATCACGCCCTTGATCCGGCGGACAATTCCTTCCGTCGCCTCGAGAGCGCCGTACATGATTCCCGCCTGCATCCCGGCGACGGTGTTCGTCCCGATCACCCGCTCCGGGAAAAGGAGATCGACCCTGGGGAGAACTGCGGTCCGCCCGGAGAGGCCGGCCGCCGCCGTCTCGACCCCGGGCGCGATGACTCCGCCGAGGTATTCCCCCTTCGCCGAGATCACGTCGAACGTCGTCGCAGTCCCGAAGTCGATCACGATGGCCGGTCCCCCGTATTTGGAAAAGGCCGCAACGGCATTGCAGAGCCGGTCGGCGCCGAGCCGCGAAGGGTCGTCGTAGTGCACCGTCATGCCGGCATCCATATCGCCGGTGATGATGAGCGGCGTCGTGCCGAGAAAGTTTTTTGCCATCCTCCCGAACCCCTTAGTCAGGCGCGGATTCACCGATGAGATGACGACTCCCTCAATGTCGTCCGGGGCGGCCCCGGTTTCCGCCGCGAACGTTCGCACATACACGCGGAGATCCCGGGCGCTGAGCGAGAGCTTGCTCGGCATCCGCCATTCGTCGACCAGTTGATCTCCGCTGAACAGGCCGAGGACTGTGTCGGTGTTCCCGACATCGATTGCAAGAAGCATCGCGGGCCGTCTCTAGGGATGAATGCTGATGTCGCCGGCGGAGATTTTTCGCTCGATCCCGCCGGCCAGGAGAAGCAATCCGCCGTCCGCGGCGAGCCCGGTCGCAAGTCCGCTCACGGTTTGGTTCTCCGTCCTGACCGTCAGGTTCCGCCCGATCG from Bacteroidota bacterium encodes the following:
- a CDS encoding NADH-quinone oxidoreductase subunit J, which encodes MELYDAVFYFFGLITLVSAWIVVSSRNIVYSAFALLFTFFGVTGLYVLLSADFLAIAQLLIYVGGILVLLLFGVMLTNKVVNVDIKTGTMGTIPALILAGSTGGALFAVFYATDWRIVRGAPQAPTTTDALGQMFMTTYLLPFEVASIALLVALIGAALIARRERVVRN
- a CDS encoding type III pantothenate kinase produces the protein MLLAIDVGNTDTVLGLFSGDQLVDEWRMPSKLSLSARDLRVYVRTFAAETGAAPDDIEGVVISSVNPRLTKGFGRMAKNFLGTTPLIITGDMDAGMTVHYDDPSRLGADRLCNAVAAFSKYGGPAIVIDFGTATTFDVISAKGEYLGGVIAPGVETAAAGLSGRTAVLPRVDLLFPERVIGTNTVAGMQAGIMYGALEATEGIVRRIKGVIGKKATVIATGGYARIIAEQSGSIVQVEPALVLEGARLIYERLRRERRA
- a CDS encoding NADH-quinone oxidoreductase subunit N; its protein translation is MLEQILTGAKALQPETALSVAFCAVLVADLLFRKNKSVLPWLALLGLVAAGLYLASQAATGTSSILFNMFAVDSFSMYFKVVILVSSMVVVLFSMQSQHLNAGTRPLGEYYALLMALTLGMFLMTGASNLLMMYLSLELTSISSYILAGYMKESPGSNEASLKYVIYGAASSGLMLYGFSILYGLTGAVDIYGINTALSAGTANPAALLIAGVLIIAGFGYKISAVPFHFWTPDVYEGAPITITALLSVASKAAGFAMMIRFLKVTFLNSALPGLVPGTWGLLQGFEWNRILAIISVLTMTLGNLVAIWQNNLKRLLAYSSIAHAGYMLLGVVVLSNEGLAAVLIYFVVYLFMNLGAFYVVMLVADKTGSEDIEAYRGLGYRTPLVGVVFTLFLLSLTGIPPTAGFVGKLYLFSALINAKMFWLAVVAALNSVVSLYYYVRVLRNMFLRDPVGSVTPIRFSAGQVALLVVLSIPTLLLGVYFGPLVEYAQASVSMFGGH
- a CDS encoding NADH-quinone oxidoreductase subunit M gives rise to the protein MNFLGIGILSWMTFLPVVGMVIVLALSKEKANAIRWTSALVTAVQLVLAVVIYLKFNRGMAGINTQEGFQFVEKASWIDVKSVSWFGRIHIDYLMGIDGLSVLMVILTALISFVAVFASWGIEKSIKGYFALLLLLNTGMMGVFVSLDFFLFYVFWELMLLPMYFLIGVWGGPRREYAAIKFFLYTLLGSVLMLLALLALYFSVTVADPATGEKIHTFNMLAMMNPANYDPGSILGGFNTAWRYAAFIALFIGFAIKVPIFPFHTWLPDAHVEAPTAISVILAGVLLKMGTYGLLRVSFPMFPDATAHYQIPLAVLGLINIVYGALVAMAQTDMKKLIAYSSISHMGVVVLGMAALNTQGITGAVMQMFNHGTITAMLFLIVGVIYDRAHTRGLNDFGGLMNQMPKFSAVMTLAFFAALGLPGLSGFISEAFSFLGAFQSFRWITIASSVGIVLTAAYMLWTLQRVFLGTLPEKWKSLPDINGRELFTLVPLAAIVLFLGIYPAPMIDLMSTAVNTLVDVVRGGGGMALLGH
- the nuoK gene encoding NADH-quinone oxidoreductase subunit NuoK, encoding MTIHAGLYHYLLISAILFALGLVGVVTRRNAIMVLMGIELILNSANINFIAFSRFGGLNLDGQAIAVFVIVLAAAEAAIALAIVLNIYHRWHTVNVDEIDRLKE
- a CDS encoding response regulator, with product MPKKSIQSNTNPPVPAAPPAGQKTHLLIVEDEQHLADSVARRLEEEGYAVDIANDGEAGFRMASSGRYDLIILDLLLPRKDGLEVLRELKRSDVRSMILILTAKSTVEDRVQGLQLGADDYLPKPFAFAELSARIESLLRRHGLGPGPVLEVADLKLDLETRTVSRGSKTIQLTQKEFSLLEILLRNKNRILTRRTIAEQVWGYTFDTGTNVVDVYVNYLRKAIDEGFPKRLIHTVRGVGFILKEE
- a CDS encoding NADH-quinone oxidoreductase subunit I — its product is MGRYFRDIFQSVWTILVGMKVTFSHLFTPAVTIQYPDVRLKLPERARNRLYVNMDDCIGCFQCDMACPVDCFKIETVKALPTEDLGMTSTGQKKRLWVPTFDIDIAKCCYCGLCVYPCPTECIKMTDVYEFSETNRQDLIYNYATVTQAEAVDIRDRAAAFEKEQAAKKAAAAAAAAKAKAAAPPPAPAGEPPKPPSGSATPPPAAPGS
- the nuoL gene encoding NADH-quinone oxidoreductase subunit L, producing the protein MDPVLQLALAILLLPLAGFVILVFFGKRLPRGGDWLGTALLFTCLALSTAVFFTVLKTETPAALNFRWVDFGNVPAIGELHIDLGMAVDHLSAIMLVVVCLVSSLVHLFSIGYMHGDVRYSRYFSYLGLFTFSMLVIVLTNNFFTMYVGWELVGLSSYLLIGHWYEKKSAADASKKAFIVNRVGDIGMFTGILILYRTFHTFGFTEIFSGIQSGHLPFGSEGWLTAAGILVFCGAIGKSAQFPLHVWLPDAMEGPTPVSALIHAATMVAAGVYLVARTFPMMTSGALMFIAYTGAITAFISATIAIAQNDIKKVLAYSTISQLGYMVMGLGVGAYTAGFFHLATHAMFKAGLFLGSGSVIHAMHNALHHAGDHHTDPQDIRNMGGLKKKMPVTFFTFLIYTLAICGVPLTSGFLSKDEILAGTLAFGGLTGHYLIPIIGFLVAGMTAFYMFRIVIIAFLGDHAEPGRFGSVHESPATMTIPLIVFAVLSFFIFYSFNPIGASEGWFFHAVERPQSVVPASQQAASIETFEEALHQSHIPAMALSLTVAGLGILLAFATYSWKKISADAWAARMKGLYTFLLNKWYFDELYGAVVVGGTLLATRVLRWIDEKIIDGLVNGTATWTRSVVFGSGEQKGEGKGSGIAYTAAGGILSVVIAVLVGDSMWTAQAGLGSNILAVVTACICGGLTFFFFWGGAGSFDRYVVDGLVNGAAQVSGLFGRAFRKLQTGRVQTYLAFVILGVMVFFFWFR